Proteins from one Caulobacter sp. 73W genomic window:
- a CDS encoding thioredoxin domain-containing protein has product MRFFDRRVLIAGALALTVASCSKGGTGGSAVTAEDMTLGSADAKITLVEYASASCTHCAAWSQDVFPEFKKKYVDTGEVRYVMREFLTPPVEVAAAGFLTARCAGKDKYFTVLDAVYKGQQEMFSTGDFRGVLLRIAQSAGMTEAQFDACVSDEKSLKDLNDRVEKYSRDAKITSTPSFVLNGKLIGEGELPLAKIDTEVAAAKAALK; this is encoded by the coding sequence ATGCGTTTCTTCGACCGCCGCGTTCTGATCGCCGGCGCTCTCGCCCTCACCGTGGCCTCCTGCTCCAAGGGCGGGACCGGTGGTTCGGCTGTCACCGCCGAGGACATGACCCTGGGCTCGGCTGACGCCAAGATCACCCTGGTCGAGTACGCCTCCGCCAGCTGCACCCACTGCGCCGCCTGGTCTCAGGACGTCTTCCCTGAGTTCAAGAAGAAGTACGTGGACACCGGCGAGGTGCGCTACGTGATGCGCGAGTTCCTGACCCCGCCGGTCGAGGTCGCCGCCGCCGGCTTCCTGACTGCGCGCTGCGCCGGCAAGGACAAGTACTTCACCGTCCTCGACGCCGTGTACAAGGGCCAGCAGGAGATGTTCTCCACCGGCGACTTCCGCGGCGTGCTGCTGCGCATCGCCCAATCGGCCGGCATGACCGAAGCCCAGTTCGACGCCTGCGTCTCCGACGAGAAGTCGCTGAAGGACCTGAACGACCGGGTCGAGAAGTACAGCCGCGACGCCAAGATCACGAGCACGCCCAGCTTTGTCCTGAACGGCAAGCTGATCGGCGAAGGCGAACTGCCGCTGGCGAAGATCGACACCGAAGTCGCCGCCGCCAAGGCCGCGCTGAAGTAA
- the thrB gene encoding homoserine kinase: MAVYTDITDAELEAFLAAYDLGAPLSFKGIAEGVENSNFLLETETGRFILTVFEKRVKSEDLPYFLGLMRHLADRGFPSATPVKDRNGRDLQTLRGKPAVIVEFLPGLSVRKPSVAHCRAAGEGLARLHLASEGFPGRRANDLGQPYWAAVFAPLRKQAEALKPGLSATIEKDLAQFALSWPRGLPAGAIHADFFPDNVFFHGEQFAGAIDFYFACYNSLAYDIAVTLNAWCFEADGMFNATAARAMIAGYESLRPLSPAEKQALPLLAHGAAMRFFLTRLNDWHATPKDALVRPKDPMEYERKLAVHREGLHLFSEQA; the protein is encoded by the coding sequence ATGGCCGTCTATACCGACATCACCGACGCTGAACTCGAAGCGTTCCTCGCCGCCTATGACCTGGGCGCGCCCCTGTCGTTCAAGGGCATCGCCGAGGGCGTGGAGAACTCCAATTTCCTCCTGGAGACCGAGACAGGGCGTTTCATCCTCACCGTCTTCGAAAAGCGGGTGAAGTCCGAGGACCTGCCGTACTTCCTGGGGCTGATGCGGCACCTGGCCGACCGAGGCTTCCCCTCGGCGACGCCGGTGAAGGACCGTAACGGCCGCGACCTGCAGACCCTGCGCGGCAAGCCGGCGGTTATCGTCGAGTTCCTGCCGGGCCTGTCGGTCCGCAAGCCGAGCGTTGCCCACTGCCGTGCGGCGGGCGAGGGGCTGGCGCGCCTGCACCTGGCGTCGGAAGGATTCCCCGGCCGCCGGGCCAACGACCTGGGCCAGCCCTATTGGGCGGCCGTCTTCGCGCCTCTGCGCAAGCAGGCCGAGGCGCTGAAGCCCGGCCTGTCGGCGACCATCGAGAAGGACCTGGCGCAGTTCGCCCTGTCGTGGCCGCGCGGCCTGCCGGCGGGGGCGATCCACGCCGACTTCTTCCCCGACAACGTCTTCTTCCACGGAGAGCAGTTCGCCGGGGCGATCGACTTCTACTTCGCCTGCTACAACTCGCTGGCCTACGACATCGCCGTGACCCTGAACGCCTGGTGTTTCGAGGCGGACGGCATGTTCAACGCCACCGCCGCGCGGGCCATGATCGCGGGCTACGAGTCCCTGCGGCCCTTGTCGCCGGCCGAGAAGCAGGCCCTGCCGCTGCTGGCGCACGGGGCGGCCATGCGCTTCTTCCTGACCCGCCTGAACGATTGGCACGCCACGCCCAAGGACGCGTTGGTGCGGCCGAAGGACCCCATGGAGTACGAGCGCAAGCTGGCGGTCCACCGCGAAGGCCTGCACCTGTTCAGCGAGCAGGCATGA
- the rnhA gene encoding ribonuclease HI: MTPKVLIYTDGACSGNPGPGGWGAVLMYGDKRKTMCGGEPGTTNNRMELMGAIVALETLNRPCKVELHTDSQYVMKGVTQWIHGWKAKGWKTADKSPVKNEDLWKRLDAARARHDVDWRWVKGHAGNPYNEEADELARRGLKEALGR; this comes from the coding sequence ATGACCCCCAAGGTCCTGATCTATACGGACGGCGCCTGCAGCGGAAATCCCGGCCCCGGCGGCTGGGGCGCGGTGCTGATGTACGGCGACAAGCGCAAGACCATGTGCGGCGGCGAGCCGGGCACCACCAACAACCGCATGGAGCTGATGGGCGCCATCGTGGCGCTGGAGACCTTGAACCGCCCCTGCAAGGTCGAGCTGCACACCGACAGCCAGTATGTGATGAAGGGCGTCACCCAGTGGATCCATGGCTGGAAGGCCAAGGGCTGGAAGACCGCCGACAAGAGCCCGGTGAAGAACGAGGACCTGTGGAAGCGCCTCGACGCCGCCCGCGCCCGGCATGACGTCGATTGGCGCTGGGTGAAGGGTCACGCCGGCAACCCGTACAACGAGGAAGCCGACGAACTGGCCCGCAGAGGGTTGAAGGAAGCGCTGGGGCGGTAG
- the smc gene encoding chromosome segregation protein SMC, translating to MQFQRLRLSGFKSFVEPTEFRIEPGLTGIVGPNGCGKSNLLEALRWVMGANSAKAMRAGGMDDVIFAGSGNRPGRNHAEVTLTIDNADRTAPASFNDTPVLEVVRRIDRGAGSTYKINGREVRARDVQLLFADASTGANSPALVRQGQISELIGAKPQNRRRILEEAGGVSGLHTRRHEAELRLRAAETNLDRLDDVARELETSLNRLRREARQAEKYKRLSAEIRAVQGAVLYARWTDARDTLTRTESEASQAAGEAERTAREVAVASAEAIKAEEAIAPLREEEIIAAAVLGKLAIEKDRIDRELEAAAAEVARLNADLARIDADEAREAQVRDDAAGALDRLGAELAQIESEIAAAPHRGPELQAAAAKAEEARAAADAQVETLATRLAAEEASRRAAAARVEEARTRLARTVRALDQAKSERAALGPEVDPQLADAKTKFEAALETLKKARSALEIADAERAEAANSEVGARDATRKLEDQLGRLKTEARGLVQLLTPTGKSGFSPALDSVSPDRGYEAALAAALGDDLQAALDERAPSYWGGREVTTPTWPEGATPLGPLVKAPGALSARLAFTALVAREDGDRLQKLLPTGGRLVSREGDLWRWDGFTARAEAPKPAAIRLEQKTRLAEVETEIDRRAPEAAAADAAHKTAQARLRAAEDVLREARKAPQEAERILGVTRDVVERLEREAARRDARAQSLDETIARFDAERVEAETQLAAVEAEAAGTQGGEDLAPQLAAARQAAAAAREAAAAARAEIDREVREHQGRARRQESLTREIADWTRRAGAADGRLETLAKDRDTAAAAMAAAKDAPEQVEVRRTKLLEDFAQAEARRAKSSDALAQGDAARQAADRALRAAEAAAADAREARASLAARLDAARDRFGEIAGQIREAAHMEPEELGRQIAGEAIAVPTGAAGVEAHLFNLERERDAIGAVNLRAEEEAAESGARLEAMRTERADLSGAVARLRQGIEELNAEGRERLLAAFDVINGHFQALFTALFGGGQAELRLIESDDPLEAGLEIYACPPGKRMASMSLMSGGEQALTASALIFGVFLANPAPICVLDEVDAPLDDANVERYCNMLDEMRRRTHTRFVAITHNPVTMSRMDRLFGVTMGERGVSQLVSVDLKQAEALVA from the coding sequence GTGCAATTCCAGCGCCTGCGCCTCTCGGGATTCAAATCCTTCGTCGAGCCCACGGAGTTCCGCATCGAGCCGGGACTGACCGGGATCGTCGGCCCTAACGGCTGCGGCAAGTCCAACCTGCTGGAAGCCCTGCGCTGGGTCATGGGCGCCAATTCGGCCAAGGCCATGCGGGCCGGCGGCATGGACGACGTGATCTTCGCCGGCTCGGGCAACCGCCCCGGGCGCAACCACGCCGAAGTCACCCTGACCATCGACAACGCCGACCGCACGGCCCCGGCCAGCTTCAACGACACCCCGGTGCTGGAGGTGGTCCGCCGCATCGATCGCGGCGCGGGCTCCACCTACAAGATCAACGGCCGCGAGGTTCGGGCGCGGGACGTACAGCTGCTGTTCGCCGACGCCTCGACCGGCGCCAACTCCCCCGCCCTGGTCCGCCAGGGCCAGATCAGCGAACTGATCGGCGCCAAGCCGCAGAACCGCCGCCGCATCCTGGAAGAGGCCGGCGGCGTCTCGGGCCTGCATACCCGCCGGCATGAGGCCGAGCTGCGCCTGCGCGCGGCGGAGACCAACCTGGACCGCCTGGACGACGTGGCGCGGGAGCTGGAGACCAGCCTCAACCGCCTGCGCCGCGAAGCCCGTCAGGCCGAAAAGTACAAGCGCCTGTCGGCCGAGATCCGCGCCGTGCAGGGCGCGGTGCTGTACGCACGCTGGACCGACGCCCGCGACACCCTGACCCGCACGGAATCCGAGGCTTCCCAGGCCGCCGGCGAGGCCGAGCGCACCGCCCGCGAGGTGGCCGTCGCCAGCGCCGAGGCGATCAAGGCCGAGGAAGCCATCGCCCCCCTGCGCGAGGAAGAGATCATCGCCGCCGCCGTCCTGGGCAAGCTTGCGATCGAGAAGGACCGCATCGACCGCGAGCTGGAGGCCGCCGCCGCCGAGGTCGCCCGCCTGAACGCCGACCTCGCCCGCATCGACGCCGACGAGGCCCGCGAAGCCCAGGTGCGCGACGACGCCGCCGGGGCGCTGGACCGCCTGGGCGCCGAACTGGCCCAGATCGAATCCGAGATCGCCGCCGCTCCTCATCGCGGTCCCGAGCTGCAGGCCGCAGCCGCCAAGGCCGAAGAAGCCCGCGCCGCCGCCGACGCCCAGGTGGAGACCCTGGCCACCCGCCTCGCCGCCGAGGAGGCCAGCCGCCGCGCCGCCGCCGCCCGCGTCGAGGAAGCCCGCACCCGCCTGGCCCGCACCGTCCGCGCCCTGGATCAGGCCAAGAGCGAACGCGCCGCCCTGGGGCCGGAGGTCGATCCGCAGCTGGCCGACGCCAAGACCAAGTTCGAGGCGGCGCTGGAGACGCTGAAGAAGGCCCGCTCGGCCCTTGAGATCGCCGACGCCGAACGCGCCGAGGCCGCCAACAGCGAGGTCGGCGCCCGCGACGCCACCCGCAAGCTGGAAGACCAGCTCGGCCGCCTGAAGACCGAGGCCCGGGGCCTGGTCCAGCTGCTGACGCCCACGGGCAAGAGCGGCTTTTCGCCGGCCCTGGATTCCGTCTCGCCCGACCGTGGCTATGAGGCCGCCCTGGCCGCCGCCCTGGGCGACGACCTGCAGGCCGCCCTGGACGAACGCGCACCGTCCTATTGGGGCGGGCGCGAGGTGACCACCCCGACCTGGCCCGAGGGCGCGACGCCGCTGGGCCCGCTGGTCAAGGCGCCGGGCGCGTTGTCCGCCCGCCTGGCCTTCACCGCCCTAGTGGCGCGCGAGGATGGGGACCGCCTGCAGAAGCTGCTGCCCACCGGCGGCCGTCTGGTGTCCCGCGAGGGCGACCTGTGGCGCTGGGACGGCTTCACCGCTCGGGCCGAGGCGCCCAAGCCCGCCGCCATCCGCCTGGAGCAGAAGACCCGCCTGGCCGAGGTGGAGACCGAGATCGACCGCCGCGCGCCCGAGGCCGCCGCCGCCGATGCCGCCCACAAGACCGCCCAGGCCCGCCTGCGCGCCGCCGAGGACGTCCTGCGCGAGGCCCGTAAGGCGCCGCAGGAGGCCGAGCGCATCCTGGGCGTCACCCGCGACGTGGTCGAGCGGCTGGAGCGCGAAGCCGCCCGCCGCGACGCCCGCGCGCAGTCCCTGGACGAAACCATCGCCCGCTTCGACGCCGAGCGCGTGGAGGCCGAAACCCAGCTCGCCGCCGTGGAGGCCGAAGCGGCCGGAACCCAGGGCGGCGAGGACCTAGCCCCGCAACTGGCCGCCGCCCGGCAGGCCGCCGCCGCCGCGCGGGAAGCCGCCGCCGCCGCCCGCGCCGAGATCGACCGCGAGGTGCGCGAGCATCAGGGCCGCGCCCGCCGGCAGGAAAGCCTGACGCGCGAGATCGCCGACTGGACCCGCCGCGCCGGCGCCGCCGACGGCCGTCTGGAGACCCTGGCCAAGGATCGCGACACCGCCGCCGCCGCCATGGCCGCCGCCAAGGACGCCCCCGAACAGGTCGAGGTCCGCCGCACCAAGCTGCTGGAGGACTTCGCCCAGGCCGAGGCTCGCCGCGCCAAGTCCTCCGACGCCCTGGCCCAGGGCGACGCCGCTCGCCAGGCCGCCGACCGCGCCCTTCGCGCCGCAGAGGCCGCCGCCGCCGACGCCCGCGAGGCCCGCGCCAGCCTGGCCGCCCGCCTGGACGCCGCCCGCGACCGCTTCGGCGAGATTGCAGGCCAGATCCGTGAAGCGGCCCACATGGAGCCGGAGGAGCTGGGCCGCCAGATCGCCGGCGAGGCCATCGCCGTGCCCACCGGCGCCGCCGGGGTCGAGGCCCACCTGTTCAACCTGGAGCGCGAGCGCGACGCTATCGGCGCCGTGAACCTGCGCGCCGAGGAAGAAGCCGCCGAGTCCGGCGCCCGCCTGGAAGCCATGCGCACCGAACGCGCCGACCTGTCCGGCGCCGTGGCCCGCCTGCGCCAGGGGATCGAGGAGCTGAACGCCGAGGGGCGGGAGCGCTTGCTGGCCGCCTTCGACGTCATCAACGGCCACTTCCAGGCCCTGTTCACCGCCCTGTTCGGCGGCGGCCAGGCCGAGCTGCGCCTGATCGAGAGCGACGATCCGCTAGAGGCCGGCCTGGAGATCTACGCCTGCCCGCCCGGCAAGCGCATGGCCTCCATGAGCCTGATGAGCGGCGGCGAGCAGGCCCTGACCGCCAGCGCCCTGATCTTCGGCGTCTTCTTGGCCAATCCGGCGCCGATCTGCGTGCTGGACGAGGTGGACGCCCCGCTCGATGACGCCAATGTCGAGCGCTACTGCAACATGCTGGACGAGATGCGCCGCCGCACCCACACGCGCTTCGTGGCCATCACCCACAACCCCGTCACCATGAGCCGCATGGACCGCCTGTTCGGCGTCACCATGGGCGAGCGCGGCGTGTCGCAACTGGTCAGCGTCGACCTCAAGCAGGCCGAGGCCCTGGTCGCCTAG
- a CDS encoding NfeD family protein, giving the protein MHAILALYASQPLWVWLALAALLLAAEVSTGSGWLLWPAATAAVVGIVTVLAPLPLGWALGLFAVLTLIATFASRRILPRKELEPVDDINDPLTRLIGRDGETASVFVGGEGRVFVDGKEWAARLSGASTLERGMRIEVVQVDGSVLTVKTA; this is encoded by the coding sequence ATGCACGCGATCCTGGCCCTCTACGCCTCGCAGCCCCTGTGGGTCTGGCTGGCCCTCGCCGCCCTGCTGCTGGCGGCGGAAGTGTCGACCGGCAGCGGCTGGCTGCTGTGGCCGGCCGCGACGGCGGCGGTGGTCGGGATCGTCACGGTGCTTGCGCCCCTGCCGCTGGGCTGGGCGCTCGGCCTGTTCGCGGTGCTGACCCTGATCGCCACCTTCGCCTCGCGCCGCATCCTGCCCCGCAAGGAGCTGGAGCCGGTGGACGACATCAACGATCCCCTGACCCGCCTGATCGGCCGCGACGGCGAGACCGCCAGCGTCTTCGTCGGCGGCGAGGGTCGGGTGTTCGTGGACGGCAAGGAGTGGGCGGCGCGGCTGTCCGGCGCCTCGACCCTGGAGCGCGGCATGAGGATCGAGGTGGTCCAGGTGGACGGTTCGGTGCTGACGGTGAAGACCGCCTAG
- the ispH gene encoding 4-hydroxy-3-methylbut-2-enyl diphosphate reductase — MNAHATLRPPLTVLLASPRGFCAGVDRAIQIVERAIEKFGAPVYVRHEIVHNRHVVDRLKAMGAVFVEEIDEAPADRPMIFSAHGVPKSVPEAAKQRQMLYLDATCPLVSKVHVEAQRHYDAGREIVLIGHAGHPEVIGTMGQLPEGTVALIETVEDVATWTPKDASNVAFVTQTTLSVDDTTEIIEALRARFPGISAPHKEDICYATTNRQEAVKHLADGSDLVLVVGSKNSSNSVRLVEVALKGGARDARLIDDVSGLDFAWLNGASRVGLTAGASAPEALVQGVIDALSERYEVTVEEIAPARETVTFKLPRILTA; from the coding sequence ATGAACGCCCACGCCACCCTCCGCCCGCCGCTCACCGTCCTGCTGGCCAGCCCGCGCGGCTTTTGCGCCGGGGTGGACCGCGCCATCCAGATCGTCGAACGCGCCATCGAGAAGTTCGGCGCGCCGGTCTATGTGCGCCACGAGATCGTCCACAACCGTCACGTGGTCGATCGCCTGAAGGCCATGGGCGCGGTGTTCGTCGAGGAGATCGACGAGGCGCCGGCCGACCGGCCGATGATCTTCTCCGCCCACGGGGTGCCCAAGTCCGTGCCCGAGGCGGCGAAGCAGCGGCAGATGCTCTATCTCGACGCCACCTGTCCGCTGGTGTCCAAGGTCCACGTCGAGGCCCAGCGGCACTATGACGCCGGGCGCGAGATCGTGTTGATCGGCCACGCCGGCCACCCCGAGGTGATCGGCACCATGGGCCAGTTGCCCGAGGGCACGGTCGCCCTGATCGAGACGGTGGAGGACGTGGCGACCTGGACGCCGAAGGACGCCTCGAACGTCGCCTTCGTCACCCAGACGACCCTGTCGGTGGACGACACCACCGAGATCATCGAGGCCCTGCGCGCCCGCTTCCCCGGCATCTCCGCGCCGCACAAGGAAGACATCTGCTACGCCACCACCAACCGCCAGGAGGCGGTGAAGCATCTGGCTGATGGCTCTGATCTGGTGCTGGTGGTCGGCTCCAAGAACTCCTCCAACTCCGTCCGCCTGGTCGAGGTCGCTCTGAAGGGCGGGGCCAGGGACGCGCGGCTGATCGACGATGTCTCGGGCCTGGATTTCGCCTGGCTGAACGGAGCCTCGCGCGTCGGCCTGACCGCCGGAGCCTCCGCGCCCGAGGCCCTGGTCCAAGGCGTGATCGACGCCCTTTCGGAGCGTTACGAGGTGACGGTCGAGGAGATCGCCCCGGCCCGCGAAACGGTGACCTTCAAGCTGCCGCGCATCCTGACGGCTTGA
- a CDS encoding DsbA family protein has product MTLSRQSLRTDRRSLLLAGTAFALAGLSPAAAAPVVRADDMVLGNPKAKVTVVEYASASCPHCAHFANEDFPQFKKAYIDTGKVRFVLRELLTPPQNFAALGFLTARCAGRDKYFDVLAAVFRDQAEIYRTSDLRGGLLKIAKGAGLTEEKLNACINQDALTAMQTRINADAEADGVDQSPTFFVNGVKLGGNVDFAALKAAVDKALKG; this is encoded by the coding sequence GTGACACTGTCCCGCCAGAGCCTTCGCACCGACCGCCGCAGCCTGCTGCTGGCCGGGACGGCGTTCGCCCTGGCGGGCCTCTCGCCGGCCGCCGCCGCTCCGGTGGTGCGCGCCGACGACATGGTCCTGGGCAACCCCAAGGCCAAGGTCACGGTGGTTGAATACGCCTCGGCCAGTTGCCCGCACTGCGCGCACTTCGCCAATGAGGATTTCCCGCAGTTCAAGAAGGCCTACATCGACACCGGCAAGGTGCGGTTCGTCCTGCGAGAGCTGCTGACCCCGCCGCAGAACTTCGCGGCCCTGGGTTTCCTGACCGCGCGCTGCGCCGGCCGGGACAAGTATTTCGACGTGCTGGCCGCGGTGTTCCGCGATCAGGCCGAGATCTACCGCACCAGCGACCTGCGCGGCGGCCTCCTGAAGATCGCCAAGGGCGCTGGGCTGACGGAAGAGAAGCTGAACGCCTGCATCAATCAGGATGCGCTGACCGCCATGCAGACCCGCATCAACGCGGACGCCGAGGCGGACGGCGTCGACCAGTCGCCGACCTTCTTCGTCAACGGCGTGAAGCTTGGCGGAAACGTCGACTTCGCGGCGCTCAAGGCTGCGGTCGACAAGGCCCTGAAGGGCTAG
- a CDS encoding nuclear transport factor 2 family protein, which translates to MLDLLLAAAAAAVIPTGSALEETLAKRDAEFFEVFFQGCDPARLRTMVTDDFEFFHDKDGLVATSGDGFIADYAESCEAKQKPDAWNSRRELTAGTMKVWPAGSYGAFEQGEHTFHERQGQGAFKLVGKAAFTQVWKLEDGAWKLARVFSYAHEPAD; encoded by the coding sequence ATGCTCGACCTGCTTCTCGCCGCCGCGGCCGCCGCCGTCATCCCGACAGGATCGGCTCTGGAAGAGACGCTCGCCAAGCGCGACGCCGAATTCTTCGAGGTGTTCTTCCAGGGCTGCGATCCCGCCCGTCTGCGGACGATGGTCACCGACGACTTCGAATTCTTCCACGACAAGGACGGGCTCGTGGCGACCTCGGGCGACGGCTTCATCGCCGACTACGCCGAGTCCTGCGAAGCCAAGCAGAAGCCGGACGCCTGGAATTCCCGCCGCGAACTGACGGCCGGGACGATGAAGGTCTGGCCGGCCGGAAGCTACGGCGCCTTCGAACAGGGCGAGCACACCTTCCACGAACGCCAGGGCCAGGGAGCGTTCAAGCTGGTGGGCAAGGCCGCCTTCACCCAGGTTTGGAAGCTGGAGGATGGGGCCTGGAAACTGGCCCGCGTGTTCAGCTACGCGCACGAGCCGGCGGACTAG
- a CDS encoding SPFH domain-containing protein has translation MSALIVPIVFVFLAIVVLFAVVKIVPQGREFTVERFGRYTRTLKPGINILTPFIETVGRRMNMMEQVLDVPTQEVITKDNVSVKVDGIIFIQVMDAAAAAYRVDNLNYAITQLAMTNLRTVVGSMELDEVLSQRDQINSRLLATIDHATSPWGVKATRIEIKDLTPPPDITNAMARQMKAERERRAVITEADGERQAQIARAEGSKQAAILESEGRKEATFRDAEAREREAEAEAKATAMVSEAIARGDVNAINYFVAQRYVEAFAKLAESPQQKTVIVPADMASLVGTIAGIGELVSSAKASQPSAPPPATTRSGGSAVPRTKG, from the coding sequence ATGTCCGCGCTGATCGTGCCTATCGTCTTCGTCTTCCTCGCCATCGTGGTCCTGTTCGCGGTGGTGAAGATCGTGCCCCAGGGGCGCGAGTTCACGGTGGAGCGCTTCGGCCGCTACACCCGCACCCTCAAGCCTGGCATCAACATCCTGACGCCCTTCATCGAAACCGTCGGCCGGCGGATGAACATGATGGAGCAGGTGCTCGATGTCCCGACGCAGGAGGTCATCACCAAGGACAACGTGTCGGTGAAGGTGGACGGCATCATCTTCATCCAGGTGATGGACGCCGCCGCCGCGGCCTATCGCGTCGACAACCTGAACTACGCCATCACCCAGCTGGCCATGACCAACCTGCGCACCGTGGTCGGCTCCATGGAGCTGGACGAGGTGCTGAGCCAGCGCGACCAGATCAACTCGCGCCTGCTGGCCACCATCGACCATGCCACCAGCCCCTGGGGCGTGAAGGCGACGCGGATCGAGATCAAGGACCTCACCCCGCCGCCGGACATCACCAACGCCATGGCCCGCCAGATGAAGGCCGAGCGCGAACGCCGCGCGGTGATCACCGAGGCCGACGGCGAACGCCAGGCCCAGATCGCGCGCGCCGAGGGCTCCAAGCAGGCGGCCATCCTGGAATCCGAAGGCCGCAAGGAAGCCACCTTCCGCGACGCCGAGGCCCGCGAACGTGAAGCCGAGGCCGAGGCCAAGGCGACCGCCATGGTCTCCGAGGCCATCGCCCGGGGCGACGTCAACGCCATCAACTACTTCGTGGCCCAGCGCTATGTGGAGGCCTTCGCCAAGCTGGCCGAAAGCCCGCAGCAGAAGACCGTCATCGTGCCCGCCGACATGGCCTCGCTGGTCGGCACCATCGCCGGCATCGGCGAACTGGTGAGTTCGGCCAAGGCCTCGCAACCCTCCGCGCCGCCGCCGGCGACGACGCGCAGCGGCGGCTCGGCCGTGCCGCGCACGAAAGGCTGA
- a CDS encoding Tat pathway signal sequence domain protein, with protein sequence MRRIATSALCLALAASFIGSSAMAQGRRQGGGDAERRQQEEAAKKKKSKEEWASPRAPLASLKNAGPCPYVKVLYDAGRYTEFEGGREAMNAVAYTGEIEGLSAGCRYEGADPIEMRVEVLFNLGRGPQAEERRKNYRYWVAVTRRNNSVVAKEYFDLPVTFPAGQDRVMITDLLEGIVIPRASETTSGSNFEVLIGFDVTPQMAEFNRDGKRFRVNAGQATAASSTTNNQNQ encoded by the coding sequence ATGCGCCGTATCGCCACTTCCGCTCTCTGCCTCGCCCTCGCGGCCAGCTTCATCGGCTCCTCCGCCATGGCGCAGGGCCGACGCCAGGGCGGCGGCGACGCTGAACGCCGCCAGCAGGAAGAAGCCGCGAAGAAGAAGAAGAGCAAGGAAGAGTGGGCCTCGCCGCGCGCGCCGCTGGCGTCGCTGAAGAACGCCGGCCCCTGCCCCTATGTGAAGGTGCTCTACGACGCCGGCCGCTACACCGAGTTCGAGGGCGGCCGCGAGGCGATGAACGCCGTCGCCTATACCGGCGAGATCGAAGGCCTGTCGGCCGGCTGCCGCTATGAAGGCGCCGACCCGATCGAGATGCGCGTCGAGGTTCTGTTCAATCTCGGCCGTGGCCCTCAGGCCGAGGAGCGCCGCAAGAACTACCGCTACTGGGTGGCGGTGACCCGCCGCAACAACTCGGTCGTGGCCAAGGAATATTTCGACCTGCCCGTGACCTTCCCGGCCGGCCAGGACCGCGTGATGATCACCGACCTGCTGGAAGGCATCGTCATCCCGCGCGCCAGCGAAACCACCAGCGGCTCGAACTTCGAGGTCCTGATCGGCTTCGACGTCACGCCGCAGATGGCCGAGTTCAACCGCGACGGCAAACGCTTCCGCGTCAACGCCGGCCAGGCCACGGCCGCCAGTTCGACGACCAACAACCAGAACCAATGA